A single genomic interval of Methylocystis sp. IM3 harbors:
- a CDS encoding acyl-CoA synthetase translates to MPASAYDRDLDRNAANFQPLTPLTFLARAAAVFPDRIAIVHGGLRRTYRDFYARSRRLASALEKGGIGRGDTVCVMLANTPAMLECHYGVPMVGAVLNTLNTRLDAPILAFTLDHAEARALIVDREFSGLMREALALTKTKPLIIDYDDPEYAGPGERLGSIDYEDFILGGDPAYAWRPPCDEWDAISLNYTSGTTGDPKGVVYHHRGAYLLALGNILTGDMGRHPVYLWTLPMFHCNGWCFTWSLSVAAGTHVCLRQVRPGQMYELMSEHGVTHLCGAPIVMSTLLGATEAEKKPLKQTVRFFTAAAPPPQAVLAAMKAAGFEVTHLYGLTETYGPAAVNEWQSHWDDLDDVAQAQMKARQGVRYNVLEDLDVIDPETMQPVPRDGATMGEVMFRGNIVMKGYLKNKAASEKAFDGGWFHSGDLGVMHPDGYIQLKDRSKDVIISGGENISSIEVEDILFKHPKVSSAAVVAAPDDKWGETPCAFVELREGESATAEEIIAWSRTHLAHFKCPRHVVFGPLPKTSTGKIQKYVLRNRAREMWPGGLSTASL, encoded by the coding sequence ATGCCAGCATCCGCCTACGACCGCGACCTCGACCGCAATGCGGCCAATTTCCAGCCTTTGACGCCGCTGACTTTTCTGGCGCGGGCGGCGGCGGTCTTTCCCGACCGGATCGCAATCGTCCACGGCGGCCTGCGGCGCACCTACCGTGACTTCTATGCGCGCAGCCGGCGCCTCGCCAGCGCGCTGGAGAAGGGCGGAATCGGGCGGGGCGACACGGTCTGCGTGATGCTCGCCAACACGCCCGCGATGCTCGAATGCCATTACGGCGTCCCCATGGTCGGGGCCGTGCTGAACACGCTCAATACCCGCCTCGATGCGCCGATCCTCGCCTTCACCCTGGATCACGCGGAAGCCAGGGCGCTGATCGTCGACCGGGAATTCTCGGGATTGATGCGCGAGGCGCTGGCGCTCACGAAGACGAAACCGCTCATCATCGACTACGACGACCCCGAATATGCGGGGCCTGGCGAGAGGCTCGGCTCGATCGACTACGAGGATTTCATCCTGGGCGGCGACCCCGCCTATGCTTGGCGTCCGCCGTGCGACGAGTGGGACGCGATCTCCCTGAATTACACCTCGGGCACGACGGGCGATCCTAAAGGCGTCGTCTATCACCATCGCGGGGCCTATCTGCTTGCGCTCGGCAATATTCTCACCGGAGACATGGGCCGCCACCCGGTCTATCTCTGGACCTTGCCGATGTTCCATTGCAACGGCTGGTGTTTCACCTGGTCCCTGTCGGTCGCCGCGGGCACGCATGTCTGCCTGCGGCAAGTGCGCCCGGGCCAAATGTACGAGCTCATGTCCGAGCATGGCGTCACGCATCTGTGCGGCGCGCCCATCGTCATGTCCACGCTGCTCGGCGCCACCGAGGCCGAGAAGAAGCCGTTGAAGCAGACCGTGCGGTTCTTCACGGCCGCCGCGCCGCCGCCGCAGGCGGTTCTCGCTGCGATGAAGGCGGCGGGTTTCGAGGTCACCCATCTTTACGGCCTGACCGAAACCTACGGTCCCGCGGCCGTGAACGAATGGCAGTCGCATTGGGACGATCTCGACGACGTGGCGCAGGCGCAGATGAAGGCCCGGCAGGGCGTTCGTTACAATGTGCTCGAAGACCTCGACGTCATCGATCCGGAAACGATGCAGCCCGTGCCCCGCGACGGCGCCACCATGGGCGAGGTGATGTTTCGCGGCAACATCGTCATGAAGGGCTACCTGAAGAACAAGGCCGCTTCGGAGAAAGCCTTCGACGGCGGCTGGTTCCACTCCGGCGATCTCGGCGTGATGCATCCCGACGGCTACATCCAGCTCAAGGACCGGTCAAAGGACGTCATCATTTCAGGCGGCGAGAACATCTCTTCGATCGAAGTGGAAGATATTCTCTTCAAGCATCCGAAGGTGAGTTCGGCCGCGGTGGTCGCCGCGCCGGACGACAAATGGGGCGAGACTCCTTGCGCCTTCGTCGAACTGAGGGAAGGGGAGAGCGCCACGGCGGAGGAGATCATCGCCTGGTCGCGCACGCATCTGGCCCATTTCAAATGCCCGCGCCATGTCGTCTTCGGGCCTCTGCCGAAGACCTCCACCGGCAAGATACAGAAATATGTTCTGCGGAATCGCGCGCGCGAGATGTGGCCCGGCGGCCTTTCGACGGCCAGCCTGTAA
- the purM gene encoding phosphoribosylformylglycinamidine cyclo-ligase, giving the protein MHQKAKGLTYSDAGVDIDAGNRLVNMIRPFVRATRRAGADGEIGGFGGVFDLKAAGFADPLLVAANDGVGTKVKIAIESGLHGTIGVDLVAMCVNDLVVQGAEPLFFLDYYATGKLDPAVAAAVVKGIADGCVMAGCALLGGETAEMPGLYARSDYDLAGFAVGAVDRRALLPRPVLPGDVAIGLPSSGLHSNGFSLVRRVVKDMGLSWNATAPFAPEMTLARALLEPTRIYVKPALAALKRTPHIRALAHVTGGGFPENLPRVLPKGVGVSLDLSAFEVPRVFKWLAKEGEIEESEMLRTFNCGVGMVVFASRDGADEVEKTLRDSGERPVRIGEAIDASEGARVIMKGALGL; this is encoded by the coding sequence ATGCATCAGAAAGCCAAAGGGCTCACATATTCGGACGCGGGCGTCGACATCGACGCCGGCAATCGGCTCGTCAACATGATACGGCCCTTCGTGCGCGCCACCCGACGCGCTGGCGCCGATGGCGAGATCGGCGGATTTGGCGGCGTTTTCGACCTCAAGGCCGCCGGCTTCGCCGATCCGCTTCTGGTCGCCGCCAACGACGGCGTGGGCACCAAGGTCAAGATCGCGATCGAATCCGGTCTGCATGGCACCATCGGCGTCGACCTCGTCGCCATGTGCGTCAACGATCTCGTGGTGCAGGGCGCGGAGCCGCTGTTCTTTCTCGACTATTACGCGACGGGCAAGCTCGATCCCGCCGTCGCCGCGGCGGTCGTCAAGGGCATTGCTGACGGCTGCGTCATGGCGGGCTGCGCCCTGCTCGGCGGCGAGACGGCTGAGATGCCGGGCCTCTATGCGAGAAGCGATTACGATCTCGCGGGCTTCGCGGTCGGCGCGGTCGATCGCCGGGCGCTGCTGCCGCGTCCCGTATTGCCGGGCGACGTCGCCATCGGCCTGCCCTCCTCCGGCCTGCACTCCAACGGCTTCTCGCTCGTGCGCCGGGTCGTGAAGGACATGGGCCTGTCCTGGAATGCGACGGCGCCTTTCGCGCCGGAAATGACGCTCGCCCGCGCTTTGCTCGAGCCGACGCGCATCTATGTGAAGCCGGCGCTCGCCGCGCTGAAGCGCACGCCCCACATCCGCGCGCTGGCGCATGTTACCGGCGGCGGCTTTCCGGAAAATCTTCCCCGTGTCCTGCCCAAGGGCGTCGGCGTCTCGCTCGATCTCTCGGCCTTCGAGGTTCCGCGCGTTTTCAAATGGCTCGCCAAAGAGGGCGAGATCGAGGAAAGCGAGATGCTGCGCACCTTCAACTGCGGCGTCGGCATGGTGGTCTTCGCGTCGCGAGACGGCGCGGACGAAGTGGAAAAGACACTGCGCGATTCCGGCGAGAGGCCGGTGAGAATCGGCGAGGCGATCGACGCGAGCGAGGGCGCGCGCGTGATCATGAAGGGGGCCTTGGGGCTGTAA
- the purN gene encoding phosphoribosylglycinamide formyltransferase — protein MTRLRTAILVSGRGSNMDALIAAARAPEFPAQIALVLSNRPDAPGLAKAKAAGIAVAAVDHKIYAGREEFERSLQIVLDTYRIDFICLAGFMRLFTPWFIGQWRGRMLNIHPALLPAYRGLHTHERALADGVKIHGCTVHFVVPEMDEGPIVAQAAVPVLDGDDAGTLGARVLEQEHVIYPLALRLVASGAVRIEGNRVLGALAGSDARLVAPPERADG, from the coding sequence ATGACCCGCCTGCGCACCGCCATCCTCGTCTCCGGCCGCGGCTCCAACATGGATGCGCTGATCGCGGCCGCGCGCGCGCCGGAGTTTCCGGCGCAAATCGCGCTCGTTCTCTCGAACCGGCCGGATGCGCCGGGGCTCGCCAAGGCGAAGGCTGCGGGCATCGCCGTGGCGGCGGTGGATCACAAGATTTACGCCGGGCGCGAGGAGTTCGAACGCTCGCTTCAGATCGTGCTCGACACCTATCGCATCGACTTCATCTGCCTTGCGGGATTCATGCGCCTGTTTACGCCCTGGTTCATCGGCCAGTGGCGCGGGCGGATGCTCAATATCCATCCTGCCCTGCTGCCGGCCTATCGTGGCCTGCACACCCATGAGCGCGCACTTGCGGATGGCGTGAAGATCCACGGCTGCACGGTGCATTTCGTCGTGCCGGAAATGGACGAAGGACCCATTGTCGCGCAGGCGGCCGTGCCGGTCCTCGACGGCGACGACGCCGGGACGCTCGGCGCGCGCGTCCTCGAGCAGGAGCATGTCATCTATCCGCTGGCGCTGCGTCTCGTCGCGTCGGGCGCGGTGCGCATCGAGGGCAACCGCGTGCTCGGCGCCCTGGCCGGAAGCGACGCCCGCCTCGTCGCGCCGCCCGAGCGCGCCGATGGTTAA
- the ndk gene encoding nucleoside-diphosphate kinase, producing the protein MAIERTFSIIKPDATKRNLTGAVNAIIEGAGLRIVAQKRIRMTREQAETFYAVHKERPFFGELVEFMISEPVVVQVLQGENAIARYREVMGATNPANAAPGTIRKEHALSVGENSVHGSDAPETAAIEIAQFFSGNEIVG; encoded by the coding sequence ATGGCGATCGAACGCACTTTTTCCATCATCAAGCCCGACGCGACCAAGCGCAACCTCACCGGCGCCGTCAATGCCATCATCGAGGGCGCTGGTCTTCGCATCGTCGCGCAGAAGCGTATCCGCATGACCCGCGAGCAGGCCGAAACCTTCTACGCGGTGCATAAGGAGCGTCCCTTCTTCGGCGAGCTCGTCGAGTTCATGATCTCCGAGCCGGTCGTGGTGCAGGTGCTGCAGGGCGAGAACGCCATCGCCCGCTATCGCGAAGTGATGGGCGCGACCAATCCCGCCAACGCCGCGCCGGGCACGATCCGCAAGGAGCATGCGCTCTCGGTGGGCGAGAACTCCGTGCATGGCTCGGACGCGCCCGAGACGGCCGCGATCGAGATCGCGCAGTTCTTCTCCGGCAACGAGATCGTGGGCTGA
- a CDS encoding glutathione S-transferase family protein, which produces MVKIYGFGAAPGLPDLSPFVLKAMTLLKMAGVEYTVDTTGFRRAPKGKLPYIDDEGVIVADSTFIRLHLEKTRGVDFDAGLSPLERAQGWAIEKLCEDHLMWIVALHRWTDDANFARGLGPVFDKMLPAPARAPGKWAIRRGMSWRFWQQGVGRYDAAELAILGSRDVEALATLIGGKPFLFGDRPCAADASFFAMLTLLMDPATESPTRDVALSTPTLVAYRDRMRNRYFPDVA; this is translated from the coding sequence ATGGTTAAAATCTACGGCTTCGGCGCAGCGCCCGGCCTGCCCGATCTCTCGCCCTTCGTCCTCAAGGCGATGACGCTCCTGAAGATGGCGGGCGTCGAGTACACGGTGGACACGACCGGGTTCCGGCGGGCGCCCAAGGGCAAGCTTCCCTATATCGACGACGAGGGCGTGATCGTCGCGGATTCGACCTTCATCCGGCTGCATCTCGAAAAGACGCGGGGCGTCGATTTCGACGCCGGGCTCTCGCCGCTCGAACGCGCGCAGGGCTGGGCGATCGAGAAGCTCTGCGAGGATCACCTGATGTGGATCGTCGCGCTGCATCGCTGGACCGATGACGCGAATTTCGCACGCGGCCTCGGCCCCGTCTTCGACAAAATGCTTCCTGCGCCGGCGCGCGCGCCGGGCAAGTGGGCGATCCGGCGGGGCATGTCGTGGCGGTTCTGGCAGCAGGGCGTCGGCCGCTACGACGCGGCGGAGCTTGCCATCCTTGGCAGCCGGGACGTGGAGGCGCTTGCGACGCTGATCGGCGGAAAGCCGTTTCTGTTCGGCGATCGCCCCTGCGCGGCCGACGCCTCTTTCTTCGCCATGCTCACGCTGCTCATGGACCCGGCGACAGAGTCCCCGACCCGCGACGTGGCGCTCTCGACGCCCACTCTCGTCGCCTATCGCGACAGGATGAGAAATCGATACTTTCCGGATGTGGCCTGA
- a CDS encoding DUF1013 domain-containing protein, giving the protein MSNAPLMPKATAVWLVENTSLTFDQIAEFCKLHPLEVKGIADGEVAAGIRGHDPITSGQLTREEIARGERDARHQLRLSVSKVVVPEVKKTRGPRYTPLSRRQDRPNAILWLVRNHPELKDAQIMRLVGTTKATLKAIRERTHWNSASLTPMDPVTLGLCSQIDLDFEVNRAAKDRPAVVEDHGQTLVPATVTTSLREPTTTEDVFGKPTKPAVPAEDEDNFDAERVFGRLKDVDFGE; this is encoded by the coding sequence ATGAGCAACGCCCCCTTGATGCCGAAGGCGACGGCAGTCTGGCTCGTCGAAAACACCTCCCTGACCTTCGACCAAATCGCTGAATTCTGCAAATTGCACCCTCTCGAGGTGAAGGGCATCGCCGATGGCGAGGTGGCCGCTGGCATTCGCGGTCACGATCCGATCACTTCGGGTCAGTTGACCCGCGAGGAAATCGCCCGTGGCGAACGCGACGCCAGGCATCAGCTGAGGCTTTCGGTTTCCAAGGTCGTTGTGCCGGAGGTCAAGAAGACGCGCGGTCCGCGCTATACGCCGCTCTCGCGGCGCCAGGACCGGCCGAACGCCATTCTGTGGCTCGTGCGCAACCATCCCGAGCTCAAGGACGCGCAAATTATGCGGCTCGTTGGCACCACCAAGGCGACCCTCAAGGCGATCCGCGAGCGGACGCACTGGAACTCCGCCTCGTTGACGCCGATGGACCCTGTGACGCTCGGCCTCTGCTCGCAGATCGATCTCGACTTCGAGGTCAACCGCGCCGCCAAGGACCGTCCGGCGGTCGTCGAGGATCACGGCCAGACTCTGGTGCCCGCCACAGTCACCACCAGCCTGCGCGAGCCGACCACGACCGAGGATGTCTTCGGCAAGCCGACAAAGCCGGCCGTTCCGGCGGAGGACGAGGACAATTTCGACGCCGAGCGCGTTTTCGGCCGACTCAAGGACGTCGATTTCGGCGAATAG
- a CDS encoding ABC transporter transmembrane domain-containing protein, translating to MTRINDIATPPSVRDSKRGVGATLAPLRPLLPYALRYKRTIALAFTALIVAAGATLTLPAAVRGMIDHGFSADSAGAVNAYFGAMIAVAATLALASATRYYFVMTLGERVVADLRADLFRHLTALDAAFFDTAKTGELLSRLTADTTLLKSAFGSSASVALRNIFMFVGAVVMMFATSPKLAGLALAAIPVIVLPLIASGRSVRGRSKHAQDMLAQAAAYAGENLSAVRAMQANGAQASTVARFRRAVETAYDAAQAATLMRAFVTAGVILVVFTSIVAVLWLGAQDVLTGRMSAGVLSQFVLYAVLGASSLGELSSVWSEVVAAAGAASRIAEILAVKPRIVAPPHPTKPPARWRGRIAFDHVVFAYPTAPDRAALDGLSLVVEPGERIALVGPSGAGKSTLFSLLLRFYDVDSGAISLDGVDVRALDPLDLRAAIALAPQDPVIFGLSVAENIAYGRESATREAIVAAAKRAQAHEFIETLPQGYDTLLGERGVTLSGGQRQRLAIARAILADAPVLLLDEATSALDAENEAAVQAALHDVMAGRTSIVIAHRLATVLEADRILVLDEGGIVEEGTHASLSAAGGLYARLARLQFDTERAGAAAS from the coding sequence ATGACAAGGATCAACGACATCGCCACTCCGCCCTCCGTCCGTGATTCGAAGCGGGGCGTCGGCGCAACGCTTGCGCCGCTGCGCCCGCTTTTGCCCTACGCCCTGCGCTACAAGCGCACGATCGCGCTGGCCTTCACGGCGCTGATTGTCGCGGCGGGAGCGACGCTGACGCTGCCCGCCGCCGTGCGCGGCATGATCGACCATGGATTTTCGGCTGACAGCGCGGGGGCGGTGAACGCCTATTTCGGCGCGATGATCGCGGTCGCCGCGACTCTCGCTCTGGCGTCCGCCACCCGCTATTACTTTGTCATGACGCTCGGCGAGCGCGTGGTCGCCGATCTGCGCGCCGATCTCTTCAGGCACCTCACCGCGCTGGACGCCGCCTTTTTCGACACGGCCAAGACCGGCGAATTGCTGTCGCGTCTCACCGCCGACACGACGCTTCTCAAATCCGCCTTTGGCTCCTCGGCTTCCGTCGCGCTGCGCAACATCTTCATGTTCGTCGGCGCGGTGGTGATGATGTTCGCGACGAGCCCGAAGCTCGCGGGGCTCGCGCTTGCGGCGATTCCGGTCATCGTGCTGCCGCTGATCGCCTCGGGGCGCAGCGTGCGCGGCCGCTCGAAACATGCGCAGGACATGCTCGCCCAGGCGGCCGCCTATGCGGGCGAGAATCTCTCCGCCGTGCGCGCCATGCAGGCCAATGGCGCGCAGGCGTCGACCGTCGCGCGCTTCCGCCGCGCGGTCGAGACGGCTTACGACGCCGCGCAGGCGGCGACGCTGATGCGCGCCTTCGTGACGGCGGGCGTGATTCTCGTCGTCTTCACCAGCATCGTCGCCGTGCTCTGGCTCGGGGCGCAGGACGTGCTCACGGGGCGGATGAGCGCCGGCGTCCTCTCCCAGTTCGTGCTCTACGCCGTGCTCGGGGCGAGTTCGCTCGGCGAGCTTTCGTCGGTCTGGAGCGAGGTCGTCGCCGCCGCCGGGGCCGCGTCGCGCATCGCGGAAATCCTTGCCGTGAAGCCGCGGATCGTCGCGCCGCCGCATCCCACGAAGCCGCCCGCGCGCTGGCGGGGACGCATCGCCTTCGACCATGTCGTCTTCGCCTATCCGACCGCGCCCGATCGCGCGGCGCTCGACGGTCTGTCGCTCGTCGTCGAGCCCGGCGAGCGAATCGCGCTGGTCGGCCCGTCCGGCGCCGGCAAGTCGACGCTCTTTTCGCTGCTGCTGCGCTTCTACGACGTGGATAGCGGCGCGATTTCCCTCGACGGCGTCGATGTGCGCGCGCTCGATCCGCTCGATCTGCGCGCGGCCATCGCGCTGGCGCCGCAGGACCCGGTGATCTTCGGCCTGAGCGTCGCGGAGAACATCGCCTATGGGCGGGAGAGCGCGACGCGGGAGGCGATCGTCGCGGCGGCGAAGCGGGCGCAGGCGCATGAGTTCATCGAGACCTTGCCGCAGGGCTACGACACGCTGCTCGGCGAGCGCGGGGTCACGCTGTCGGGCGGCCAGCGCCAGCGCCTCGCCATCGCGCGCGCCATCCTCGCCGACGCGCCGGTTCTGCTGCTCGACGAAGCGACCTCCGCGCTCGACGCCGAGAACGAGGCCGCCGTGCAGGCGGCGCTTCACGACGTGATGGCGGGACGCACCAGCATCGTCATCGCCCATCGCCTCGCCACCGTGCTCGAGGCCGACCGCATCCTCGTGCTCGACGAGGGCGGCATCGTGGAGGAGGGCACGCATGCGAGCCTCTCCGCCGCCGGCGGCCTCTATGCGCGGCTCGCGAGGCTCCAGTTCGACACGGAGCGGGCAGGGGCGGCGGCGTCCTGA
- the tpiA gene encoding triose-phosphate isomerase, with amino-acid sequence MTRRPLVAGNWKMNGLLASLAEIAAMGGAYDAALKALVELAVCPPATLVAMAVEVASRAGIRLGGQDCHIDASGAHTGDISAEMLKDAGAVYVIVGHSERRAGHGETDGIVRAKAAAALRAGLTPIICVGETRVEREAGDALDVVGAQIDGSLPAEAPETIVVAYEPVWAIGTGLTPTLQDVAQMHAFARKRIEQRLGGGRGAAVRILYGGSVKPANARDLMNVRNVDGALVGGASLAARDFMAIADAYR; translated from the coding sequence GTCGCTCGCCGAAATCGCGGCGATGGGCGGGGCCTATGACGCGGCGCTGAAGGCGCTTGTGGAGCTCGCCGTCTGTCCGCCGGCGACGCTGGTCGCCATGGCCGTCGAGGTGGCGTCGCGCGCCGGCATCCGGCTCGGCGGGCAGGATTGCCACATCGACGCGAGCGGCGCCCATACGGGCGACATTTCCGCCGAGATGCTGAAGGACGCCGGCGCGGTTTATGTCATCGTCGGCCATAGCGAGCGGCGCGCCGGTCATGGCGAGACCGATGGCATTGTGCGGGCCAAGGCCGCGGCGGCGCTGCGCGCGGGGCTGACGCCGATCATCTGCGTGGGCGAGACGCGCGTCGAGCGGGAGGCGGGCGACGCGCTCGACGTGGTCGGCGCGCAAATCGACGGCTCGCTGCCAGCCGAGGCTCCCGAAACGATCGTCGTCGCCTATGAGCCGGTCTGGGCGATCGGCACGGGGCTGACGCCGACTCTCCAGGATGTCGCGCAGATGCACGCTTTCGCCCGCAAACGGATCGAGCAGAGGCTCGGAGGGGGCCGGGGCGCCGCCGTGCGCATTCTCTACGGCGGCTCTGTGAAGCCCGCGAACGCCCGCGACCTCATGAACGTCCGCAATGTGGACGGCGCGCTTGTCGGCGGGGCGAGCCTCGCCGCCAGGGACTTCATGGCCATCGCCGACGCCTATCGCTGA